Proteins co-encoded in one Pelodiscus sinensis isolate JC-2024 chromosome 9, ASM4963464v1, whole genome shotgun sequence genomic window:
- the VCAM1 gene encoding vascular cell adhesion protein 1 isoform X2 encodes MSFLAFFIVQHLQKFRQMGRIIPSATVLLLVFVTSNAFEIHLTPEHKVAVQLGKKLELICHSRDCESPEFSWRTQFDNPLGGTTNNTRSSSVLTMDPVDLKNEHEYVCSATCDNVKKEKNIKVDVYSFSSDPVIEFSTPLYVGEKASITCIVHRVYPSDRLEMHLEKDGSVLAKKDFSAEEITETTEIKSLTWTFIPTFEDIGKEITCVAELPIDDMEFEPKKRHISQRLSVNFGPQNTNITVSPSNTVTQGETLMLTCRTTSNPSARIVWRKELSDSSVQHIIDNETLIIPHTLMSDSGLFICEAINDAMNKTERTTVVISVQAAPRITEFSIQPSTAVEEGDNVTILCSVESNPAARIVLRRKSDSEDTVLYSEHGIVHIPSVTFLHAGTYECEAKNALGESKMAAALSVEYGPRNTTVSVTPSNSVKEGEAVTMTCSSNGNPSPEISWAKQLTNGKSQFLSKDATLTINNVKADDWGLYECVGVNQFGREKKTVELIVQAIVKKKDYIIPVIVVLSCLSAMAVPALSILVYVSRKAKINGSYSIVNAPKPCV; translated from the exons ATGAGTTTCCTTGCTTTTTTCATCGTACAGCATTTGCAAAAATTTAGACAAATGGGAAGAATAATTCCATCAGCAACAGTGCTTTTACTGGTGTTTGTGACTT CTAATGCTTTTGAAATTCATCTTACACCTGAACACAAAGTtgctgttcagcttggaaaaaaactTGAGTTGATCTGCCATTCTCGTGACTGTGAGTCCCCAGAATTCTCCTGGAGAACCCAGTTTGACAACCCCTTAGGTGGGACAACTAACAATACGAGGAGCAGCTCTGTCTTGACTATGGATCCTGTTGATCTTAAGAATGAACATGAATATGTCTGCAGTGCAACTTGTGACaatgtgaaaaaagaaaaaaacatcaaGGTTGATGTTTACT CTTTTTCCAGCGATCCAGTCATTGAGTTCAGCACACCATTGTATGTCGGAGAAAAAGCCAGTATCACCTGTATAGTACACAGAGTGTATCCTTCTGACCGTTTGGAGATGCACCTGGAGAAAGATGGATCTGTTCTTGCAAAGAAAGACTTTTCTGCAGAAGAAATTACCGAAACCACAGAGATAAAAAGTCTGACATGGACTTTTATCCCCACCTTTGAAGACATTGGGAAAGAGATTACCTGTGTGGCTGAATTACCAATTGATGACATGGAATTTGAGCCCAAAAAAAGACACATTTCACAGAGATTGAGTGTAAACT TTGGTCCACAAAACACTAACATCACTGTGTCTCCAAGCAACACAGTTACACAGGGGGAAACTCTGATGCTTACTTGTAGGACTACAAGTAATCCGTCGGCTAGGATTGTTTGGAGAAAAGAGCTGTCAGATTCAAGTGTTCAGCACATTATAGACAATGAGACCCTTATCATCCCACATACCCTGATGAGTGATTCTGGGCTCTTCATCTGTGAAGCCATTAATGATGCAATGAATAAAACAGAGAGAACAACGGTGGTCATTTCTGTACAAG CGGCACCAAGAATTACTGAGTTCTCCATACAGCCCTCCACAGCTGTTGAAGAAGGAGATAATGTTACCATTCTGTGTTCAGTTGAAAGCAACCCGGCTGCCAGGATTGTCTTAAGAAGAAAATCAGACAGTGAAGACACTGTGCTTTATAGCGAGCATGGAATTGTCCATATACCAAGTGTGACGTTCCTCCACGCAGGCACCTATGAATGTGAAGCAAAGAATGCACTGGGGGAAAGCAAAATGGCAGCAGCATTAAGTGTGGAAT ATGGACCAAGAAACACGACGGTCTCTGTCACCCCCTCCAACTCAGTGAAAGAAGGGGAAGCGGTGACAATGACATGCAGTAGCAATGGTAATCCATCTCCAGAGATCTCCTGGGCTAAGCAATTGACCAACGGAAAGTCACAGTTTCTTTCTAAAGATGCAACTTTAACTATAAATAATGTCAAGGCTGATGACTGGGGGCTTTATGAGTGTGTAGGAGTGAACcagtttggaagagagaaaaaaactgtGGAATTAATCGTTCAAG CAATagtgaaaaaaaaagattatattATTCCTGTGATTGTTGTGCTCTCTTGTCTATCAGCAATGGCAGTGCCTGCACTTTCAATAT
- the VCAM1 gene encoding vascular cell adhesion protein 1 isoform X1 has product MSFLAFFIVQHLQKFRQMGRIIPSATVLLLVFVTSNAFEIHLTPEHKVAVQLGKKLELICHSRDCESPEFSWRTQFDNPLGGTTNNTRSSSVLTMDPVDLKNEHEYVCSATCDNVKKEKNIKVDVYSFSSDPVIEFSTPLYVGEKASITCIVHRVYPSDRLEMHLEKDGSVLAKKDFSAEEITETTEIKSLTWTFIPTFEDIGKEITCVAELPIDDMEFEPKKRHISQRLSVNFGPQNTNITVSPSNTVTQGETLMLTCRTTSNPSARIVWRKELSDSSVQHIIDNETLIIPHTLMSDSGLFICEAINDAMNKTERTTVVISVQAAPRITEFSIQPSTAVEEGDNVTILCSVESNPAARIVLRRKSDSEDTVLYSEHGIVHIPSVTFLHAGTYECEAKNALGESKMAAALSVEYGPRNTTVSVTPSNSVKEGEAVTMTCSSNGNPSPEISWAKQLTNGKSQFLSKDATLTINNVKADDWGLYECVGVNQFGREKKTVELIVQELIYPSDNVDEGENATIMSTTSSNPLPQISLPKVQSSNTTILSSQNGSSTLYSDTENYTSTYLIAIDNEAGNNTDVIDTVVIAIVKKKDYIIPVIVVLSCLSAMAVPALSILVYVSRKAKINGSYSIVNAPKPCV; this is encoded by the exons ATGAGTTTCCTTGCTTTTTTCATCGTACAGCATTTGCAAAAATTTAGACAAATGGGAAGAATAATTCCATCAGCAACAGTGCTTTTACTGGTGTTTGTGACTT CTAATGCTTTTGAAATTCATCTTACACCTGAACACAAAGTtgctgttcagcttggaaaaaaactTGAGTTGATCTGCCATTCTCGTGACTGTGAGTCCCCAGAATTCTCCTGGAGAACCCAGTTTGACAACCCCTTAGGTGGGACAACTAACAATACGAGGAGCAGCTCTGTCTTGACTATGGATCCTGTTGATCTTAAGAATGAACATGAATATGTCTGCAGTGCAACTTGTGACaatgtgaaaaaagaaaaaaacatcaaGGTTGATGTTTACT CTTTTTCCAGCGATCCAGTCATTGAGTTCAGCACACCATTGTATGTCGGAGAAAAAGCCAGTATCACCTGTATAGTACACAGAGTGTATCCTTCTGACCGTTTGGAGATGCACCTGGAGAAAGATGGATCTGTTCTTGCAAAGAAAGACTTTTCTGCAGAAGAAATTACCGAAACCACAGAGATAAAAAGTCTGACATGGACTTTTATCCCCACCTTTGAAGACATTGGGAAAGAGATTACCTGTGTGGCTGAATTACCAATTGATGACATGGAATTTGAGCCCAAAAAAAGACACATTTCACAGAGATTGAGTGTAAACT TTGGTCCACAAAACACTAACATCACTGTGTCTCCAAGCAACACAGTTACACAGGGGGAAACTCTGATGCTTACTTGTAGGACTACAAGTAATCCGTCGGCTAGGATTGTTTGGAGAAAAGAGCTGTCAGATTCAAGTGTTCAGCACATTATAGACAATGAGACCCTTATCATCCCACATACCCTGATGAGTGATTCTGGGCTCTTCATCTGTGAAGCCATTAATGATGCAATGAATAAAACAGAGAGAACAACGGTGGTCATTTCTGTACAAG CGGCACCAAGAATTACTGAGTTCTCCATACAGCCCTCCACAGCTGTTGAAGAAGGAGATAATGTTACCATTCTGTGTTCAGTTGAAAGCAACCCGGCTGCCAGGATTGTCTTAAGAAGAAAATCAGACAGTGAAGACACTGTGCTTTATAGCGAGCATGGAATTGTCCATATACCAAGTGTGACGTTCCTCCACGCAGGCACCTATGAATGTGAAGCAAAGAATGCACTGGGGGAAAGCAAAATGGCAGCAGCATTAAGTGTGGAAT ATGGACCAAGAAACACGACGGTCTCTGTCACCCCCTCCAACTCAGTGAAAGAAGGGGAAGCGGTGACAATGACATGCAGTAGCAATGGTAATCCATCTCCAGAGATCTCCTGGGCTAAGCAATTGACCAACGGAAAGTCACAGTTTCTTTCTAAAGATGCAACTTTAACTATAAATAATGTCAAGGCTGATGACTGGGGGCTTTATGAGTGTGTAGGAGTGAACcagtttggaagagagaaaaaaactgtGGAATTAATCGTTCAAG AGTTAATATATCCATCAGACAATGTTGATGAAGGGGAAAACGCCACTATTATGAGTACAACTTCTAGTAATCCACTTCCACAAATTAGCCTGCCAAAAGTCCAGTCAAGCAACACAACGATCCTTTCATCACAGAATGGCTCATCTACACTTTATAGTGACACTGAAAATTACACAAGCACATACCTGATTGCTATTGACAATGAGGCTGGAAATAACACTGACGTGATTGATACAGTTGTCATAG CAATagtgaaaaaaaaagattatattATTCCTGTGATTGTTGTGCTCTCTTGTCTATCAGCAATGGCAGTGCCTGCACTTTCAATAT